A DNA window from Drosophila pseudoobscura strain MV-25-SWS-2005 chromosome 2, UCI_Dpse_MV25, whole genome shotgun sequence contains the following coding sequences:
- the LOC4800776 gene encoding uncharacterized protein: MIKTRLLLLCALSAFLMGIEAQIAFVEDADIDKKKVNLAGRKPLYSPARCPRYQLLYPGDQQLDWVCDCAPATLYYPETDACYPAYRQGPCEQGQMLVLYKEKIIPECVRNPCNTDGHFMIRDTCYEFGNTKHEGNPCPFKEYTYVLGVNPINLMVDCVKLSVQLETRISQDEAAAPPDYHIELAEKCSRGSRLLAQGRCT, translated from the exons ATGATCAAGACgagactgctgctgctctgcgcGCTATCGGCGTTCCTCATGGGCATCGAGGCGCAGATAGCCTTCGTGGAGGACGCGGACATTGATAAGAAGAAAGTTAACTTGGCG GGTCGAAAGCCGCTCTATTCGCCGGCGCGATGCCCGCGGTACCAGCTTCTATATCCAGGGGATCAGCAGCTCGATTGGGTCTGTGACTGTGCGCCAG CCACGCTCTACTACCCGGAGACGGACGCCTGCTATCCCGCCTACAGGCAGGGCCCGTGCGAACAGGGCCAGATGCTGGTCCTCTACAAAGAGAAGATAATACCCGAGTGCGTGAGGAATCCCTGCAACACGGACGGCCATTTCATGATACGCGACACTTGCTACGAGTTCGGCAACACCAAGCACGAGGGCAATCCCTGTCCCTTCAAGGAGTACACCTATGTGCTGGGCGTAAATCCCATTAATCTGATGGTGGACTGCGTGAAGCTGTCGGTGCAGCTGGAGACGCGCATATCGCAGGACGAAGCGGCTGCTCCACCGGACTACCACATTGAGCTGGCCGAGAAATGCTCCCGCGGCAGCCGACTCCTTGCCCAGGGACGATGCACATAG
- the mtTFB2 gene encoding dimethyladenosine transferase 2, mitochondrial produces MLPLRSGWRLGRSAACFSSKAKRELVARYSGEYPEKLLSKKQKTPTHMYVANAKTAQRIGQYLEPHLQQTSCDTVLELNPGAGHFTRHLLDRETQFRKIILLESMEYFMPRLHELHTLYPERVKVRHGDLVNLWKLVFMDKMDNGVRVAELLHDVPQRPFTDDINMLVFGAVGSYAFFKHLINSLVFQTSLYNLGRCEMILAMPPPIYIHLTCDNEVGYLIYRSTTVLFQILFEHRFIAKVPREDFLPLQADYKLTKSSKLGKVRSVNPEYLYLVKFVPRRNLHELCSPQDLIALWFFIKQNMVSRRNRIIPNLEKWVPGCGPRLIINPHASEPISPTYPDESPLKLPQYTIQSTTMSTRDYFPGINIYTQFGDLRPSQMLTLFRQFRQWPEYQESSFLASMENALLKLETANDEQSLEDVVNLPEEDDLGPEELIEEDTVKPDTAKKAKAA; encoded by the exons ATGCTGCCACTGCGATCTGGCTGGAGGCTCGGCAGAAGCGCCGCCTGCTTCAGCAGCAAGGCCAAGCGGGAGTTGGTGGCCCGGTACAGCGGCGAGTACCCCGAGAAGCTGCTCAgcaaaaagcagaaaacacCTACGCACATGTATGTGGCCAATGCAAAGACGGCGCAGAGGATTGGCCAGTACCTGGAACCGCACCTGCAGCAGACCAGCTGCGACACAGTCCTGGAGCTGAATCCCGGAGCTGGTCACTTCACCCGGCACCTGCTCGACCGGGAGACGCAGTTCCGCAAGATTATTCTGCTCGAGAGCATGGAATACTTCATGCCCCGCCTGCATGAGCTGCACACATTGTATCCGGAGCGGGTGAAGGTGCGCCACGGCGACCTGGTCAACCTGTGGAAGCTGGTCTTCATGGACAAGATGGACAATGGGGTGCGGGTGGCCGAGCTGCTGCACGACGTGCCCCAGAGGCCCTTCACAGACG ATATCAACATGCTGGTCTTTGGCGCCGTGGGATCGTATGCGTTCTTCAAGCATCTCATCAACTCGCTCGTGTTCCAGACGAGTCTTTACAACCTGGGCCGCTGCGAAATGATCCTAGCGATGCCTCCCCCCATTTACATA CACCTGACCTGCGACAATGAGGTGGGGTACCTCATCTACCGCTCCACGACGGTGCTCTTCCAGATACTCTTCGAGCATCGGTTCATTGCCAAAGTGCCGCGGGAGGATTTCCTGCCGCTGCAGGCCGATTATAAGCTCACAAAGAGCAGCAAGCTGGGCAAGGTGCGGTCCGTCAATCCGGAGTACTTGTATCTGGTTAAATTTGTGCCAAGACGCAATCTCCACGAGCTGTGTTCGCCCCAGGACCTAATAGCTCTCTGGTTCTTCATCAAGCAGAACATGGTGAGCCGGCGGAATCGTATAATACCCAATCTCGA AAAATGGGTGCCCGGCTGTGGGCCAAGACTGATCATCAATCCGCACGCCTCTGAGCCGATTTCGCCCACATATCCCGATGAGTCGCCGCTGAAGCTGCCACAGTACACCATACAAAGCACTACGATGAGCACCAGGGACTACTTTCCGGGCATCAACATCTACACGCAGTTCGGAGACCTCAGGCCCAGCCAGATGCTGACACTGTTCAGACAGTTCCGCCAGTGGCCGGAGTACCAGGAGAGCTCCTTCCTGGCCTCCATGGAGAATGCCCTGCTCAAGCTGGAGACGGCCAACGATGAGCAGAGTCTTGAGGATGTTGTTAATCTGCCTGAGGAGGACGACCTTGGGCCGGAGGAACTAATCGAGGAGGACACTGTCAAACCCGATACCGCCAAGAAAGCGAAAGCTGCATAG